Proteins co-encoded in one Archangium lipolyticum genomic window:
- a CDS encoding M20/M25/M40 family metallo-hydrolase, whose translation MSRPASLLAVLSLLSVPAAHAADAPVSEGARWWKHVEFLASDALEGRNTGSEGYRRAAAYVAEQLAAAGVKPGAGESYLQELDLVSRRLVEERSRLVLVRGGKELPLTPGQDVVISSRMGESGKVDAPMVFVGYGLSIPEAGHDELAGVDLRGKIAVILQGGPEKIPGALRAHHGSMSERVTALKKAGAVGLVVLQNPKLMEVPWERVAGARKMASMMFADPALNDDQGLKVSVTVNAARAGKLFAGAPHSYEALVALANADKPLPGFELPSRLKAELVFETEPVKSANVVGVLPGSDPSLAREYVVVSAHLDHVGVGEPVKGDRIYNGAMDNASGVAAVIELARALQASETKPKRSVLFALVTGEEKGLLGSKYFAARPSVPRESLVADLNLDMFLPLFPFTHVVAFGMEESTLAAPLRQVAEAQGVKVQADPQPNRMGFIRSDQYSFIREGVPSLAFKFGFEPGSKQEKLQKQWYSERYHGPADDLSQPVDKEGAVKFVRMLTALTRSVADAPERPRWNEQSFFRRFARP comes from the coding sequence ATGTCCCGTCCTGCCTCACTTCTCGCAGTGCTCTCCCTCCTCTCCGTTCCCGCCGCCCACGCCGCCGATGCTCCCGTCTCGGAGGGTGCTCGCTGGTGGAAGCACGTGGAGTTCCTCGCCAGTGACGCGCTGGAGGGGCGGAACACGGGCAGCGAGGGCTACCGCAGGGCCGCGGCCTATGTCGCCGAACAGCTCGCCGCCGCCGGGGTGAAGCCGGGGGCCGGCGAGAGCTACCTCCAGGAGTTGGACCTGGTGTCGCGCCGGTTGGTGGAGGAGCGCTCGCGTCTGGTGCTGGTGCGCGGGGGCAAGGAGCTGCCGCTGACACCAGGCCAGGACGTCGTCATCTCCTCGCGCATGGGTGAGTCGGGCAAGGTCGATGCCCCCATGGTGTTCGTGGGCTACGGCCTCTCCATCCCCGAGGCGGGGCACGATGAGCTCGCCGGGGTGGACCTGCGAGGAAAGATCGCGGTCATCCTCCAGGGAGGCCCCGAGAAGATTCCGGGCGCGCTGCGGGCCCACCATGGCTCCATGAGCGAGCGGGTGACGGCATTGAAGAAGGCGGGGGCGGTGGGGCTCGTCGTCCTGCAGAATCCCAAGCTCATGGAGGTGCCCTGGGAGCGCGTCGCGGGGGCTCGCAAGATGGCCTCGATGATGTTCGCCGACCCGGCCCTCAACGATGACCAGGGATTGAAGGTGAGCGTCACCGTCAACGCGGCGCGCGCGGGGAAGCTGTTCGCGGGGGCCCCGCACTCCTACGAGGCACTGGTCGCGCTGGCCAACGCGGACAAGCCGCTGCCGGGGTTCGAGCTGCCCTCGCGCCTGAAGGCCGAGCTCGTCTTCGAGACCGAGCCGGTGAAGTCCGCCAACGTGGTGGGCGTGCTGCCCGGGAGCGATCCCTCGCTCGCCAGGGAGTACGTGGTCGTCTCCGCGCACCTGGACCACGTGGGCGTGGGCGAGCCGGTGAAGGGGGACCGCATCTACAACGGCGCCATGGACAACGCCTCGGGCGTGGCGGCGGTGATCGAGCTGGCGCGGGCGCTCCAGGCCTCGGAGACGAAGCCGAAGCGCTCGGTGCTCTTCGCCCTGGTGACGGGCGAGGAGAAGGGCCTGCTGGGCTCGAAGTACTTCGCGGCCCGCCCCTCCGTGCCGCGCGAGAGCCTGGTGGCGGACCTCAACCTGGACATGTTCCTGCCCCTCTTTCCCTTCACCCACGTGGTGGCCTTCGGCATGGAGGAGTCCACCCTCGCCGCGCCGCTGCGGCAGGTGGCCGAGGCCCAGGGCGTGAAGGTGCAGGCGGACCCGCAGCCCAATCGCATGGGCTTCATCCGCAGCGACCAGTACTCCTTCATCCGCGAGGGCGTGCCCTCCCTGGCCTTCAAGTTCGGCTTCGAGCCGGGCTCCAAGCAGGAGAAGCTCCAGAAGCAGTGGTACAGCGAGCGCTACCACGGACCCGCGGATGACTTGTCGCAGCCCGTGGACAAGGAGGGCGCGGTGAAGTTCGTCCGGATGCTCACCGCGCTCACCCGCTCCGTGGCGGATGCGCCCGAGCGCCCGCGCTGGAACGAGCAGAGCTTCTTCCGCCGCTTCGCCAGACCATAG
- a CDS encoding VOC family protein, translated as MQLHRGRLFDHVHLRVRDVEASKRFYRGVLEVFGIPLGAEGADWFWADELYVSHGDAPTQRVHLAFQAPDRETVHRFHAAALSAGGRDNGAPGERPYHPGYYAAFALDPDGNNIEAVFHGPTKRTAGSVIITAGG; from the coding sequence ATGCAGCTACACAGGGGCCGATTGTTCGACCATGTCCACCTGCGCGTCCGGGATGTCGAGGCGAGCAAGCGCTTCTACCGAGGTGTCCTGGAGGTCTTCGGGATTCCGCTGGGCGCCGAGGGCGCCGACTGGTTCTGGGCCGACGAGCTCTACGTGAGCCATGGCGACGCTCCGACGCAGCGCGTGCACCTCGCCTTCCAGGCGCCGGACCGGGAGACGGTGCACCGCTTCCACGCCGCGGCCCTCTCCGCTGGTGGCCGTGACAACGGGGCTCCCGGCGAGCGCCCCTACCATCCCGGCTACTACGCGGCCTTCGCCCTGGATCCCGATGGCAACAACATCGAGGCCGTGTTCCACGGGCCCACGAAGCGCACTGCGGGGTCGGTCATCATCACCGCTGGCGGGTAG
- the rpiA gene encoding ribose-5-phosphate isomerase RpiA, which translates to MAQLKRLAAERAAEFIQPGMVVGLGSGSTAAFVVHRLAALRAEGKLTDVVGVPTSVETEALARSLGIPLTTLEEHPVVDLTIDGADEVDPQLRLIKGGGGALLREKIVAQASRREIIVVDAGKLSPRLGTRWPVPVEVLPFGWCSQALYLEGLGARVTRREGRDGTPARTDQGNLILDCAFGPIEDPEALAARLEARAGIMAHGLFIGLTSELVVASPEGVEHRLPE; encoded by the coding sequence ATGGCACAGCTCAAGCGTCTCGCCGCCGAGCGCGCGGCGGAGTTCATCCAACCGGGCATGGTGGTGGGGCTCGGCTCGGGTAGCACCGCGGCCTTCGTGGTGCACCGGCTGGCCGCCTTGCGCGCGGAGGGCAAGCTGACCGACGTGGTGGGGGTGCCCACCTCGGTGGAGACGGAAGCGCTGGCGCGCTCGTTGGGGATTCCCCTCACCACCCTGGAGGAGCATCCGGTGGTGGATCTCACCATCGACGGGGCGGACGAGGTGGATCCCCAGCTCCGCCTCATCAAGGGTGGGGGAGGGGCGCTGCTGCGGGAGAAGATCGTCGCCCAGGCCAGCCGGCGGGAGATCATCGTGGTGGACGCGGGCAAGCTGTCACCCCGGCTGGGAACGCGCTGGCCCGTGCCCGTGGAGGTGCTGCCCTTTGGCTGGTGCTCGCAGGCGCTCTACCTGGAGGGACTGGGCGCGCGCGTCACCCGGCGCGAGGGCCGTGACGGGACGCCCGCTCGGACGGATCAGGGCAACCTCATCCTCGACTGCGCCTTCGGCCCCATCGAGGACCCGGAGGCGCTGGCCGCGAGGCTGGAGGCGCGGGCCGGAATCATGGCGCATGGGCTGTTCATCGGCCTGACCTCGGAGCTGGTGGTGGCCAGCCCGGAGGGCGTGGAGCACCGCCTGCCGGAGTGA
- a CDS encoding GlsB/YeaQ/YmgE family stress response membrane protein, protein MSLETLVIWLFVGLIAGWLASAVVGGGYGIVGDIVVGIVGAFLGGWLFRALGVGAPGSGIVSTIIVAFVGACVLLLILRALHRTRYRST, encoded by the coding sequence ATGTCATTGGAAACACTCGTCATCTGGCTTTTCGTCGGACTCATCGCGGGGTGGCTCGCCTCGGCGGTGGTGGGGGGCGGCTACGGAATCGTCGGAGACATCGTCGTCGGTATCGTCGGCGCGTTCCTGGGTGGCTGGCTCTTCCGGGCACTTGGAGTCGGCGCTCCCGGAAGTGGCATCGTGTCCACCATCATCGTCGCCTTCGTGGGAGCGTGCGTCTTGCTCCTCATCTTGAGAGCGCTCCACCGCACGAGATACCGCTCTACATGA
- a CDS encoding pilus assembly protein: MGIDFKAVKQWRRSFDRRVGLVAGLALVGAAGLLALPGLSGTVPVPEMAACCTGATALGDTMINASGGGDKDFFEAPSSPPGAIFLLGNNESMLDYVEFLPEVGDTSKMGCSDPALVDAMKWFDRNSPDPKLNGSVPIDPDPEFSSTEKHFFDPDKFYHSRGRRLSWRRDDDPFSLDIDMRSTFGFTDTMQVCGNAVGWSEPWGSPVYAECQKCLADKGWWRGPMATLPADPSTGPLPVEARRRWILSGRVLNVNPPKFVAARKVLKDVIATVSGMRVGVATFGPDHGWFDPPVLLRPLKPGCDKVFPLMDESALAKPELYKAINSIAFRNDERSIGEALFGLGGYFSSQKVDGRWASWFSNPINPGWGWPGCCNGGTYDNPVNGQDGAPWGAQSPDEWLKDTQPWELGGQDRSVCVACQASSVIVLTDGSPRYDNSVPITKMMELLKARGARHPDGTPLTFDSSNPETNTNPGGVNYCDKFGATKEDCDYANWPTGLAKTNKNFMDDVAFFLANADLRGDLEGDQSVTTYTIGYGDNSPMLQSIAAAGKGRFFRANNADELRDAILAAIGEVKEISTSFSAANLSAVQAGGMQSSTYVPRFIPRRDRPYEGHLYRFFLYSEFTQGCEPSRAKSPAGDAHDLNGDKDCDDSFFMDRPAGFTTVPGALPDIASFTSANIVQENVDGAWVKVKTATVNSEGRLVGGTAAQPFWDLSETLGKRSASAPCDPNDPLNPTGGRCIFTLIDRDKDGRFTAADNPPVPFDLAHRAELKQYLLAAGDGFCAGAFSKLPKAWTGTAAQQEECVDLLIGFVRGADVFDYDGDLNTSEDRPCSDDVSRSCKLADIFHSSPVTVDPPVEPLLCSLGLSGQCLSTLYEDFTASVSSETPCTTPAAGKPCYAATPMNPPRGSIPNRYGAYDVFRQAYAGRERIVLVGSNGGMLHAVHAGASISSRQKKNAFDDAHDLGTGQELWAFIPPDLLPKLGLMMNGHEFYVDGTAMVRDLWADGSAGSAANDVKEADEFHSVAILTERSGGQRFVALDVTNPREMLKPDGKPFRWMFPNACDPESSAMGQSWANFAPKPPPMGPVRLAKNNSRGWEERWIAMLNGGYSADLARGRGVYMLDAWTGRKLWSFTDEVQHRMMPIAAAPALVDIGRAEDLRMDLDGFFDTMVVGDLGGQVWTFRFHEPGVLGSDGLVQNWFGARSLEMARDGKAHQKQPFFHLASTVRQPETGWLRAFLGTGERQHLRSKEGTNCGPDDLLACVRMKCDVEAELTADLNGQLRKYAIEYDDGVLVKNTGSLSGTVGATCSSSRMELTHLRIQCDKSTALGNGSYRFPASGPAASTDAECSKAGGEWSCALTQLPTDSHGDLELGADVSKVPHNRYFGFHAYGGSQRRFRDAAEALAFDDMRVTEGSSLVDVTIPDNAYQTYVHPTQGPVRYVPTSALASLPRGTAEGAGWFMRYGGPQEKTAAGSAVLGGIVFWPSFSPPTSTLVSACRLVGSGDLSRSWQADVITGLPDQSAGFQLVDADGNPLGFMPSKTRDAWAPPPEPAAVVSVSPSGGVRYEVVMPGVGASPVTETLRERQNTTPDISWLEVPRNLHVCRHENAQACLE; the protein is encoded by the coding sequence ATGGGCATCGATTTCAAGGCCGTGAAACAGTGGCGGCGGTCGTTCGATCGTCGCGTGGGACTCGTGGCGGGACTGGCGCTGGTGGGGGCCGCGGGGCTGCTGGCCCTGCCGGGCCTCTCGGGCACGGTGCCGGTACCGGAGATGGCCGCGTGCTGCACGGGCGCCACCGCGCTGGGTGACACGATGATCAACGCCTCGGGAGGAGGCGACAAGGACTTCTTCGAGGCTCCGTCCAGCCCGCCCGGCGCCATCTTCCTGCTGGGCAACAACGAGTCCATGTTGGACTACGTCGAGTTCCTGCCCGAGGTGGGCGACACCTCGAAGATGGGGTGCTCGGATCCGGCCCTGGTCGACGCGATGAAGTGGTTCGACCGGAACAGCCCGGACCCGAAGCTCAACGGCTCCGTGCCCATCGATCCGGACCCGGAGTTCTCCTCCACGGAGAAGCACTTCTTCGATCCGGACAAGTTCTATCACTCGCGCGGCCGGCGACTGTCGTGGCGCAGGGATGATGATCCGTTCTCGCTCGACATCGACATGCGGAGCACGTTCGGGTTCACCGACACGATGCAGGTCTGTGGCAACGCGGTGGGTTGGAGCGAGCCGTGGGGCTCGCCCGTCTACGCCGAGTGCCAGAAGTGTCTGGCGGACAAGGGCTGGTGGCGCGGGCCCATGGCCACCCTGCCCGCGGATCCCAGCACCGGCCCGCTGCCCGTCGAGGCGCGGCGCAGGTGGATCCTCAGCGGCCGCGTGCTCAACGTGAACCCGCCCAAGTTCGTGGCGGCGCGCAAGGTGCTCAAGGACGTCATCGCCACCGTGAGCGGCATGCGTGTGGGCGTGGCCACGTTCGGCCCCGACCATGGCTGGTTCGATCCGCCGGTGCTGCTGCGGCCCCTGAAGCCGGGCTGCGACAAGGTCTTCCCGCTCATGGACGAGTCGGCGCTCGCCAAGCCCGAGCTGTACAAGGCCATCAACTCCATCGCCTTCCGCAATGACGAGCGCTCCATCGGCGAGGCGCTCTTCGGCCTGGGTGGGTACTTCTCCTCGCAGAAGGTGGATGGCCGATGGGCGAGCTGGTTCTCCAATCCCATCAATCCGGGCTGGGGCTGGCCGGGGTGCTGCAATGGTGGCACCTACGACAACCCCGTGAATGGCCAGGACGGCGCACCCTGGGGCGCTCAATCCCCCGATGAGTGGCTCAAGGACACCCAGCCGTGGGAGCTGGGGGGCCAGGACCGCTCCGTCTGCGTCGCCTGTCAGGCCAGCTCCGTCATCGTGCTGACGGACGGCTCGCCCCGGTACGACAACTCAGTGCCCATCACGAAGATGATGGAGTTGCTGAAGGCGCGGGGCGCGCGGCACCCGGACGGAACGCCGCTCACGTTCGACTCGAGCAATCCCGAGACGAACACGAACCCGGGCGGCGTGAACTACTGTGACAAGTTCGGCGCCACGAAGGAGGACTGCGACTACGCCAACTGGCCCACGGGCCTGGCGAAGACGAACAAGAACTTCATGGACGACGTGGCCTTCTTCCTCGCCAACGCGGACCTGCGCGGTGACCTGGAGGGAGACCAGTCGGTGACCACGTACACCATCGGCTATGGCGACAACAGCCCGATGCTCCAGAGCATCGCGGCGGCCGGCAAGGGCAGGTTCTTCCGCGCGAACAACGCGGACGAGCTGCGCGACGCCATCCTGGCCGCGATCGGTGAGGTGAAGGAGATCTCCACCTCGTTCTCCGCCGCCAACCTCTCGGCGGTGCAGGCCGGCGGGATGCAGTCCTCCACCTACGTGCCACGCTTCATCCCGCGCCGCGACCGGCCGTACGAGGGGCACCTGTACCGCTTCTTCCTCTACAGCGAGTTCACCCAGGGCTGTGAGCCGTCCCGGGCGAAGAGCCCGGCGGGAGATGCACACGACCTCAATGGCGACAAGGACTGTGACGACTCGTTCTTCATGGACAGGCCGGCCGGCTTCACGACCGTGCCGGGCGCGCTGCCGGACATCGCCAGCTTCACCAGCGCCAACATCGTGCAGGAGAACGTGGATGGGGCCTGGGTGAAGGTGAAGACGGCCACCGTCAATAGCGAGGGCCGGCTGGTGGGCGGCACCGCGGCACAGCCCTTCTGGGATCTGTCCGAGACGCTCGGCAAGCGCAGCGCGAGCGCTCCGTGTGACCCCAATGACCCGCTCAACCCCACCGGTGGCCGCTGCATCTTCACGCTCATCGACCGCGACAAGGATGGCCGGTTCACCGCGGCGGACAACCCGCCCGTGCCCTTCGACCTGGCCCACCGCGCCGAGCTGAAGCAATACCTGCTGGCGGCGGGTGATGGTTTCTGCGCCGGGGCCTTCTCGAAGCTGCCAAAGGCCTGGACGGGCACGGCCGCGCAGCAGGAGGAGTGCGTCGACCTGCTCATCGGCTTCGTGCGCGGCGCGGACGTCTTCGACTACGACGGCGACCTGAACACCAGCGAGGACCGGCCGTGCTCGGACGATGTGTCGCGCTCCTGCAAGCTCGCGGACATCTTCCACTCCTCGCCGGTGACGGTGGACCCGCCCGTCGAGCCCCTGCTGTGCTCGCTGGGGCTGAGCGGCCAGTGTCTGTCCACCCTCTACGAGGACTTCACCGCGTCGGTGTCGTCCGAGACGCCGTGCACCACGCCGGCCGCGGGCAAGCCCTGCTACGCGGCCACGCCCATGAACCCGCCTCGTGGCTCCATCCCCAACCGGTACGGGGCCTATGATGTGTTCCGCCAGGCATACGCCGGGCGCGAGCGCATCGTGCTGGTGGGCTCCAATGGCGGCATGCTCCACGCCGTGCACGCGGGCGCGTCCATCTCTTCCCGGCAGAAGAAGAACGCCTTCGACGACGCGCACGACCTGGGCACCGGCCAGGAGCTGTGGGCCTTCATCCCGCCAGACCTGCTGCCCAAGCTGGGCCTGATGATGAACGGCCACGAGTTCTACGTGGATGGCACGGCCATGGTGCGCGACCTCTGGGCGGACGGCTCCGCGGGGAGCGCCGCCAACGATGTGAAGGAGGCGGACGAGTTCCACTCCGTCGCCATCCTCACCGAGCGCTCCGGTGGCCAGCGCTTCGTCGCGCTGGATGTGACGAACCCGCGCGAGATGTTGAAGCCGGATGGCAAGCCCTTCCGCTGGATGTTCCCCAACGCGTGTGATCCGGAGTCGAGCGCCATGGGCCAGTCCTGGGCGAACTTCGCGCCCAAGCCTCCGCCGATGGGTCCGGTGCGGCTCGCGAAGAACAACTCGCGCGGCTGGGAGGAGCGGTGGATCGCCATGCTCAACGGCGGTTACAGCGCCGACCTCGCGAGGGGCCGTGGCGTGTACATGCTGGATGCCTGGACGGGACGGAAGCTGTGGTCGTTCACGGACGAGGTCCAGCATCGGATGATGCCCATCGCGGCCGCGCCGGCCCTGGTGGACATCGGCCGGGCGGAGGATCTGCGGATGGACCTGGATGGTTTCTTCGACACGATGGTCGTCGGAGACCTGGGCGGCCAGGTGTGGACGTTCCGCTTCCACGAGCCGGGCGTGTTGGGGAGCGACGGGCTGGTGCAGAACTGGTTCGGCGCGCGCTCGCTGGAGATGGCGCGTGATGGCAAGGCCCACCAGAAGCAGCCCTTCTTCCACCTGGCCTCCACCGTGCGTCAGCCGGAGACGGGTTGGCTGCGCGCCTTCCTGGGCACCGGCGAGCGTCAGCACCTGCGCTCCAAGGAGGGTACGAACTGCGGTCCGGACGACCTGCTGGCCTGCGTGCGGATGAAGTGTGACGTGGAGGCCGAGCTCACCGCCGACCTCAATGGCCAGCTGCGCAAGTACGCGATCGAGTACGACGATGGGGTGCTGGTGAAGAACACCGGGTCCCTCTCGGGGACGGTGGGCGCCACGTGCTCGTCCTCGCGGATGGAGCTGACCCACCTGCGCATCCAGTGCGACAAGAGCACGGCGCTGGGCAATGGCTCCTATCGCTTCCCCGCCTCGGGGCCGGCGGCCAGCACCGACGCCGAGTGCTCCAAGGCGGGCGGCGAGTGGTCGTGCGCGCTGACCCAGCTGCCCACGGACTCGCACGGTGACCTGGAGCTGGGCGCGGATGTCAGCAAGGTGCCGCACAACCGCTACTTCGGCTTCCACGCGTATGGCGGTTCGCAGCGCCGCTTCCGCGATGCGGCCGAGGCCCTCGCGTTCGACGACATGCGCGTGACGGAAGGCAGCTCGCTGGTGGATGTCACCATCCCCGACAACGCCTATCAGACCTACGTGCACCCGACGCAGGGTCCCGTGCGCTACGTGCCCACGAGCGCGCTGGCGTCGCTCCCGCGGGGGACCGCGGAAGGGGCTGGCTGGTTCATGCGGTACGGGGGACCGCAGGAGAAGACGGCCGCGGGCTCGGCCGTGCTGGGCGGCATCGTGTTCTGGCCCAGCTTCTCGCCGCCCACGAGCACCCTCGTGTCCGCCTGCAGGCTGGTGGGCTCGGGTGACCTCAGCCGCTCGTGGCAGGCGGACGTCATCACCGGACTGCCGGACCAGTCGGCGGGCTTCCAGTTGGTGGACGCGGACGGCAATCCGCTCGGGTTCATGCCCTCCAAGACACGTGACGCGTGGGCTCCGCCTCCAGAGCCCGCGGCGGTCGTCTCGGTCTCCCCCTCGGGCGGCGTGCGCTACGAGGTGGTGATGCCAGGCGTGGGCGCGTCGCCCGTGACGGAGACGCTGCGCGAGCGCCAGAACACCACTCCGGACATCTCCTGGCTGGAGGTGCCTCGCAACCTGCACGTCTGTCGCCACGAGAACGCACAGGCCTGTCTGGAGTGA